In Polyangiaceae bacterium, the DNA window GGCGGCGGGCACAGCGCTCAGGCCGAGGCCATGCGCAACGGCATCGCCAAGGCGCTGGCCTCGGAAGATCCGGAGCGCCGCCGCGCGCTCAAGCGCGCTGGCTACCTGACCCGAGACGCTCGCAAGAAGGAGCGCAAGAAGTACGGTCAGCCGGGCGCCCGCAAGCGCTTCCAGTACTCCAAGCGTTGACCGGGGCCTTACGCCTCTGGTCACATCTCGCGCGCGGCCCTCGGGTCGCGCGCGCTGCATTTGAGGCCCCATGTCTTCATCGCTCTCGGTCGGCGTTCTAGGCGCCAGTGGTTACACCGGCGCGGAGCTGGTGCGGTTGATCGCGGGGCACCCGCGGCTCAGCCTGGCGTGGGTCGGGGCGCAGAGCAACGCCGGCAAGCGCCTGGGCGCGGTGCTGCCGGCTACGGAAGGAGTGCCCGGGCTGGGAGACCGGGAGATCGAAGCCTTCGATCCGGCGAACGCAGCGGAGCTCGCCGCACGGGTGGACGTGGTGTTCACCGCGCTGCCCCACGCCGCGAGCGCCCGCGCGGGAGCTGCTCTGTTCGGTGCGGGTGTCCGCGTCGTGGATCTGTCGGCGGACTTCCGGCTCCGTAATGTGGCAACCTACGAGAAGTGGTACGGCCAGCATCCCGCGCGGGAGCTGCTCGAGACCGCGGTGTATGGACTGCCGGAGCTGCACCGCGACGAGCTTGCCGGCGCACGCCTGATCGCCGCCCCGGGCTGCTATCCGACCAGCGCCACCCTCGCCCTCGCGCCCGTGCTCCGGGCGAAGCTGGTGGAGCCGACGGGTATCGTGATCGACTCCAAGAGCGGCGTCAGCGGCGCGGGCCGTAGCCCCACGCCGAGCACGCATTTGCCGGAAACCGCCGAGGGGCTCCGGGCCTACAAGGTCGCGGGCAGCCACCGCCACGTGCCGGAGATCGAGCAAGAGCTCGGCCGCGCCGCCGGCGAAGAGATCCGGGTCACCTTCACGCCGCACCTGGCGCCCATGTCGCGCGGCATCCTCACCACGGCGTACGCCCGGCTCAGCCCCGGCACCACCGCCCAAAGCTGCCGGGACGCAGCAAAGAAGCTCTACGCGGGTGGCTTGGTGACGGTGCTGGACGACGGACGGCTACCCGACACGCTGCACGTGCGCGGCTCCGCGCGGGCGCACGTCGCCTACGCCGCCGACGAGCGCACCGGCGTGCTTCTGGCGCTGTGTGCCATCGACAACCTTGCGCGCGGCGCGTCGGCACAAGCGATTCAGGCGCTCAACGTGTCGCTGGGCTGGCCCGACGCGCTGGGACTGCCAGAGGTCGGCCTGTTTCCGTGAGCGACGGGGCTCGCGCCGAACCAACATTCCCTCGGAAGGCTACGGGCAGCGGTCGCCACCCTCGTGCACCGTCACGCTGGTGAGCCCCAGCTGTCCGTCGAGGGTGGTGTAGTACTGCTTCAGCGCGCTGAAGAAGTCGATGTGCTTGCCGTTGATGCCGCCGCCCACGTCGTCGGCTACGACGCATCCGTCGTGCACGAAGCTGCCCCAGGGCGCGTCCCCAGGCATGGTCACGCCGTCGAGCTCCGCAACGTACAGCGGAGTGCCGATCGCAATCACGCTGGTGTCCACCGCGATCGAGCGAAATGGCGTGAGCGCACGGCCCTGCACACCGTAGCCCCAGGGATGCTGTGCGTCCGCCACCAGGTAACAGGGCGACGTCGGGCAGCTGCAGCTACCGTCGTAGTTCAGGATTCGTCCATCGGAGAGGCGTCCGGTCCCCTCCAGCTTCAGGGATGCCGCAAACTGAGCCGTGACCTTGGCTAGCTCGTTGCAGCTCGCATCGTAGAGCGACGTGTCCTTGGCACCGCTGAACTCGTCCTCCGTGGTGACCCAGTAGTACGTCAGCTGAAAGCTGCCGAGGGATGCGCCGGGGGACGCCGCTTCTTGTGCCACGTCGTTACCCGCGTCCGGCAGGGCACCTCCACTCCCGCCCTGACCGCCGGCGCTGCCCTCCGTTCCCTGAGCAGCGTCGGGAGTGGCCGCGCCGGGACCGGCGCTCGAGCTGCTGCACGCCCAGCATACGCACACCGCACACGCCATCGCCAAACCGCGCATCTCCCGAGCATATCTCGTCGACCGGCGACGGATCCAACGACGCGCGAGACCCTGTCAGCAGCGTTTCTCGGCCCTCTTGAAAAGGGGTCCGGCATGGCGAAAGATGTGGAGCTTTCGTCATGCCCAGGAGCTTTCGTCTCTCCAGCGAGTTTTCCCCCAAGGGGGACCAACCCCAGGCCATCGAGGCTCTGGTGGAGGGCCTCGCTCGCGGCGAGCGCTACCAGACGCTGCTGGGCATCACCGGCAGCGGCAAGACGTTCACCGTGGCGCACGTGATCCAGACGCTGCAGCGCCCGACCCTGATCATAGCTCCAAACAAGACCCTGGCTGCCCAGCTGTACGGCGAGATGCGGGACCTGTTCCCGGAGAACGCCGTTCACTATTTCGTCAGCTACTACGACTACTACCAGCCGGAAGCCTACATCCCCGGGACCGACACGTTCATCGAGAAGGACGCGATCATCAACGACCAGATCGATCGCATGCGCCATGCCGCCACGCACGCGCTCCTGTCCCGGCCGGACGTGATCATCGTGGCCAGCGTGAGCTGCATCTACGGCATCGGCTCGGCGGAGACCTACGAAGGGCTCTTGATCGAAATCGTGAAGGGGGAAGAGCTCCGGCGCGACAACTTGCTGCGCCGCCTGGTGGACATTCAATACGAGCGGAACGACGTCGATTTTCACCGCGGGACCTTCCGGGTGCGCGGAGACGTAGTGGAGATCTTCCCCGCCTACGAAGAGGCCACCGCCATCCGCGTGGAATTCTTCGGCGACGAGGTGGACGAGATCAGCGAGGTCGACCCGATCCGCGGACGGGTGCTGGGCAAGCTGGATCGCTACGCCGTGTTCCCCGGCTCCCACTACGTCACTCCGCGGCAGCAGCTGCAGCGCGCCATCGACGCCATTCGAGCCGAGCTCCGAGATCGTCTCGACTACTTCGACAAGGACGGCCGCTTCCTCGAGAAGCAGCGGCTCGAGCAGCGCACTCTGTACGATCTGGAGATGCTGGAGCAGATGGGCTTCGTCCAAGGCATCGAGAACTATTCGCGGCATCTGAGCCAACGAGAGCCGGGTGAGCCTCCGCCCACCCTCATCGACTACTTCCCTGACGACTTCTTGCTCATCCTCGACGAGTCGCACCAGACCGTGCCGCAGATCGGCGCGATGTACCGCGGCGACCGCTCCCGCAAAGAGACCCTCGTGGAGTACGGCTTCCGGTTGCCCAGCGCGCTGGACAACCGCCCCCTCAAGTTCGAGGAGTTCGAAAAGTACATGCGCCGCACGGTGTTCGTGTCGGCCACCCCCGGGGATTTCGAGCTCCAGCGCACCGAAGGGGTGGTGGTCGAGCAGCTGATCCGTCCGACCGGGCTCATCGATCCGGAAATCCTGGTGCGCCCGGTGGCGGGGCAGGTGGACGACCTGCTCGGCGAAATCCGTGGTCGCGTGGAGCGGGACGAGCGGGTCCTGGTCACCACCCTCACCAAGCGCATGGCGGAGGACCTGACCGAGTACTACGCCGAGCTGGGCGTCCGGGTGCGCTACCTGCACTCGGACGTGGATACGCTGGAACGCATGGATTTGCTTAGAGATTTGCGCGCCGGTGAGTACGACGTTCTGGTCGGTATCAACCTGCTCCGGGAGGGTCTGGACCTGCCCGAGGTGAGCCTGGTGGCGATCCTGGACGCGGACAAGGAGGGCTTCCTGCGCAGCCCCCGCTCCCTGATTCAGACCATCGGGCGCGCGGCGCGCAACGCTCGGGGTCAGGTGCTGATGTACGCCGATCGCATCACGGATGCGATGCGCTACGCGATCGACGAGACCGACCGTCGCCGGGCCATCCAGGTCGCCTACAACGAAGAGCACGGCATCACGCCGGAGACGATCCGCCGCGCCATCCTCGACATCAATCCGGCGAGCGGAACTTCGGACTA includes these proteins:
- a CDS encoding N-acetyl-gamma-glutamyl-phosphate reductase encodes the protein MSSSLSVGVLGASGYTGAELVRLIAGHPRLSLAWVGAQSNAGKRLGAVLPATEGVPGLGDREIEAFDPANAAELAARVDVVFTALPHAASARAGAALFGAGVRVVDLSADFRLRNVATYEKWYGQHPARELLETAVYGLPELHRDELAGARLIAAPGCYPTSATLALAPVLRAKLVEPTGIVIDSKSGVSGAGRSPTPSTHLPETAEGLRAYKVAGSHRHVPEIEQELGRAAGEEIRVTFTPHLAPMSRGILTTAYARLSPGTTAQSCRDAAKKLYAGGLVTVLDDGRLPDTLHVRGSARAHVAYAADERTGVLLALCAIDNLARGASAQAIQALNVSLGWPDALGLPEVGLFP
- the uvrB gene encoding excinuclease ABC subunit UvrB — translated: MPRSFRLSSEFSPKGDQPQAIEALVEGLARGERYQTLLGITGSGKTFTVAHVIQTLQRPTLIIAPNKTLAAQLYGEMRDLFPENAVHYFVSYYDYYQPEAYIPGTDTFIEKDAIINDQIDRMRHAATHALLSRPDVIIVASVSCIYGIGSAETYEGLLIEIVKGEELRRDNLLRRLVDIQYERNDVDFHRGTFRVRGDVVEIFPAYEEATAIRVEFFGDEVDEISEVDPIRGRVLGKLDRYAVFPGSHYVTPRQQLQRAIDAIRAELRDRLDYFDKDGRFLEKQRLEQRTLYDLEMLEQMGFVQGIENYSRHLSQREPGEPPPTLIDYFPDDFLLILDESHQTVPQIGAMYRGDRSRKETLVEYGFRLPSALDNRPLKFEEFEKYMRRTVFVSATPGDFELQRTEGVVVEQLIRPTGLIDPEILVRPVAGQVDDLLGEIRGRVERDERVLVTTLTKRMAEDLTEYYAELGVRVRYLHSDVDTLERMDLLRDLRAGEYDVLVGINLLREGLDLPEVSLVAILDADKEGFLRSPRSLIQTIGRAARNARGQVLMYADRITDAMRYAIDETDRRRAIQVAYNEEHGITPETIRRAILDINPASGTSDYYAVSRSPRSSDAGKKGAAPADEAARLAERMEDIRQRMFAAAENLEFETAARLRDDLHKLQTAAGDLGIEPAAGSAKRKKSAKPRPRRRR